GGAGAACACAACTAGGATAAATTCCAATTAAAACCTGCACTCTTATTTCCATTAACGGTGGTACTCAAGCCAACTTGAGTTCACTTCAACGTATCCACCGGGTAGCTTCTAACTCTCACCAGGATAGGTATCAAGTATTCCGCCACCAAAGCTTAGCTAGATGGAAAAGTTGCATACGTTGTGATTCAAACCTTGAACCCCAAAGTTGTTACTCAAACTCTTCGACGTAGGGAACCCCCGGGGGGCTCTCCCACAAACAGCTATTAAAGGTAATAAAGCAAGTGGTCCAAATCAAGGTACAGTTGAAGTAAAAATACTCACTTTACCCACCAAGATCCTCCACCAATATAAAACCACCAAGATTAATATAATTACGACCCTCAATCTCATGATTCGTTTTTAGTTATAACTGATTTGATATCTTAATTATACATTAAGAAAATATAGACTAAAACTCTAAATAAAGGATAATAAATAAACAGGGCCTTCTTTTGTTCGAAACATCTTGTGAGCTTCAATTGATTATGTGCTTCAATATTAATTACTGGGACTAAGGGCTATAGCCTGTTTCCAATACTCAATACTCAGCTGCTTGATCGAACCATTCTTTCAGGTCTTAAAATTTCAAGCCTCACACTCCCTTGTTGAAAATTCATTTCACGCTATTGAATAGGTATACAGATAACTTACATTCGCATTGTATAGACATCGTTCTCCACTACATAATCGGACCAACATAAACCATAAAGAAACCACAATTTCCATCAAACTAGCAGCTAATGGAGACATAGAGTATCCGTGAAACTGACCTGTGTTACAATGGGACCAGTTCGGCCAGCTACAGAAGTTCGCAAGCCACCAAGTCCAGGATCCTGTCCATACAGAGATAGTGTAGAGGGCCGAAGCTTAGAGTCCAGAGTGGGATCACGATCAAGGAAGTAAGTGTCTCGGTTCATGGAAAGAGAATAATCAGAAACTGCCAGAGCTTGGGATGTAGGTGCAGGAACAGAAGGTGGAAAATTTGAGGATTGTGATTTATCAGCCCAGGACTCCGCTGGCCGATCTTGAGAGATATTTGCATTGCACTGGCAGTAGAACATGTATTAGTAAAACACATTTGGACAATTATGCTTCAGCCAACAGCCAATAGGATCAAACTTACCGTCTTTTCAAATATAGGTATCACACTATGATCAACCAAAAACTTTCTCAGTTGTCCCAATACCGCCTCCAAAGCATCAAGCACCTTCAAGCCCTCTCCATGAATTTCAACAATTCTCTCATCTGAAGTGGCATAAGGAGGCACGTCATCTGGGAAATTCAGAAATTGTTAGATGTTACTACCAAATGACTGAAGGTTTCATGTCATGCAAATAATAGCAAAAAACACCAACGCACCATCAAGAATTACATCGAAGTACACTCCAAGATCTAATCTTGAATGCAATTTCATAACCATAGTGAAATTGAGTTAAATCTCCTATAATCCGGGAAAGAGAACTTCATCTCATACTTTGAAATCGTTGAGTTAGAAATTACTACAATTTTATAATCACAGTGCATGGTCATCTGTTAAATTCGGGGGGAAAAAAGCTTATCTCTACATTGAAATCATTGTTAAGTAAACAAGTAAGAAAGAAATGAGCTGCCTGGGAGCTCCACATTACAATGCAGTAGAAATAACAACTGAGGTATCTTACATTTAGAGACAACTGCTATCTATCAATAGCCCAAATAAACATTTCTCTGCAGAATTTGAGCACCACATCTAACTGGAGACAATGTTAGGATGCTTGCCCAAGTCACATTCTAGTTACCACTATTAAGTCTTCCATATAGAGACTTCGTGAACAATAAGATTTGCTCATTCACTACTCTAGAAAAATAAGAACCATTCCTGGAATACTTTGTGGCTCCTGCTCCCCCACCCCTGCCACCATTGCAGCccacccccccaaaaaaaagtcATCCTCCTCGACGTCCAGTTTCAACCACcccttacccccccccccccaaaccaacCTGTAAGTCCCTCCTTTCTAAGCCCTTCCCAACCACCATGGCACAATTGAAAAGAAAGTTTTCTAATTCAAATTCACTCTAACCAAGTCCTTTTTTGCATATGGAATTTCTTTATGGTTATCTGGTATAACCATTAGCATTTACTTCAAAGGGCTTCTAAACTGTGCAGAAGAGAATTAGTCCACTGTGATATACATCCTTTTCTACTTCAGCACCATCAGGCAGAAGAGAATTAGTCCACTGTGATATACATCCTTTTCTACTTGAGCACCATCAGGCAAAATGTTCAAATCAATTATTTTTCACCTCATAACTTCAAATCTAGAAATATCATAAACCACTAGTTCTTTAATGTCATTTTTAcaacgaagaagatgcccgacgagtggaggtggagcatgatggttcctgtatacaagaacaagggtgatatccaaaattacaataactatcggggtatcaagctgcttagccatattatgaaagtttgggagagagtggtagagctaagggtgaggaggagtgtgtctatttccgagaaccagtttgggtttatgccggggcgttcgactacagaagccatccaccttgttaggagattgatggagcagtatagggagagaaagaaggatttgcatatggtgttcatcgacttagaaaaggcgtaccATAAAATtccgagggaggttttgtggagatgtttggaggctagaggtgtacctgtTGCCTGCGTTAGgctgattaaggacatgtacgatggagtaaagaccctagtgaggacggtgggtggggactcggaccatttcccggttatgatggggttgcatcaggggtcggcactcaacacttttttgtttgctctggtgatggacgtactgacgcgccacataCAAGGAgaggtgccgtggtgcatgctatttgcagatgatattgtactgattgacgagacgcgagacggtgtgaacgcgcaattagaagtatggaggcagaccctggaatctaaaggtttcaagttgagcaggattAAGAcataatacttggagtgtaagttcagtggcgagactcaaggaggggaaggggaggtgaggctggactcgcaagTCATCCCCAGGAGGgggttttaagtaccttgggtctactACTCAGGGGGATGGGAAGATTGATGGaaatgtcacacatcgtattggggcgggatggatgaaattgagactcgcttccggtgttttgtgtgacaagaatgtgccaccgaaacttaagagtaagttctacagagtggtggtcagaccaacgatgttgtatggggctgagtgttggccagtcaagatcgctcatgtccagaagatgaagataGCAGAgataaggatgttgagatggatgtgtgggcacaccaggttagatagaatcagaaatgaggttattcgcgacaaggtgggtgtaacccctattgaggacaagatgcgggaagcgcgacttaggtggtttggtcatgtgaggaggaggagcacagacgcaccggtgaggaggtgtgagaggttgatattggagggcctacggagaggtagagggaggccaaagaagaggtggggagaggtaaTTAAGCAAGACATGgcacaacttcagctgaccgaggacatgacccttgatagaaagatatggaggtcgaggattagggtagtagagtaggtagtctagagtgttcatagcAATAGTATTGGCACgtagtctcgctttctgttggtagtaggtttttatgactaaccgttgttttctttcattgttgatcaccttactgtcttgttgtttttattctgcttttatatgactttttggtactgtcccttcttgtctatattttcattaatgtggtgcttatgctttcctgagccgagggtctattggaaacaatctctctatcctcacaaggtaggggtaagttcagcgtatacactaccctccccagaccccacagtgtgggatattactgggtatgttgttgttgttgttgttgttgtaggccaTTTGAGATCCATGATCAGTTCTTTTTTATCTTGAAGGGGGAGATGATGATCGATGGTGTTGGAACTTTGGGAGGCACGCACTCTCAAACAATCAAATTATACAAGTGCAAAAACGTATTCCATTACTTCACTCGACTTGacttaaataaaatgacaaaaatacatAGGTATTTATAGGTGTTCTTCAACATGAACCTCGTCTAATACATGTATCATATTTCATTCTTTTACTCCCATTTCCCCAAATTTAGGCATCTAGTAATTCATGTATTACACAATTCCAAGTATCTAATTTAAAAACTCAAAGCTAATAGGTCTTCTCATCTATCAACGCAACGTTCAATTTTAAATACTCCTCCTTGAACCTTGTAGCTGATATCCCCAAAACATTCTTCAACGTCCCAAGTTTCTCTTCCTCAACTCTTCTTATTGGCTGTTCTCTTTTTCTTTAGAAGACTCCTCCTCTTCCTCAGCACATGTTCCTCCTTAGAAGTACCCTAATTTGGACCGAGTTTGTCTTTCTTTACTATTTGTCACTAGAATTTTCCTCTTCACTAATACTCTCCTTTTTTCGAGCTTTTGCGACAACTGGAGTCTGGAGCGAACTATCTTCTTGACACGCATGCAAATTTTGGTTCTAGAGCAGCAGGAGATGGTATTTAGAATGGTCCACTTTATTGGGAACCTCCTCAGATCTTCGTCAAGGATATTATTGCGACACTAAACCTTACGTATACAGTAGCAGCCATTCCCTTGTCTGCGTATAAATCACTTTCTTTAGAGCTATCACTTATCCTCTTTCATACTGGACTCATCACTTGATTCATCCTATTTCTTGACTACAGTTAAATCTATGTACACAATGATGGATAATGCTTTCTTTTTCAGATCTTCAAGAAGTTCTAATTCTTACAGATCTCTCAAGGAAATTCTTTAGATTCCAAATGTTGGGGATTCGGAAAAGATGAGCATTCTCAACCAATCAAATATCTTGAAAACAAGTGAAGCGAACACTCAAGAAAATTTGTTCGACTACCAAATGTTGGAAATTCCAATACCAAATGTTAGGTCTAATGTTAGCTATGATTTGATTAATCTTGTAAGGGATTTATATGCAAGTTGAAAATGTATCGAGTTTCTAGTGCTTtttttttaaaaggtaaaaattttATTAATAAGGTACCAAgactctctatcctcacaaggtaggggtaaggtctgcgtacacactaccctccacagACTTCACGGTGTGAGATAATACtgggtatattgttgttgttgtaataagGTACCAAGATGGTACAATAAAGTTACAGAAAAACATCCCAAATTACAACATCAGCAAACTATTCTCCCCCCTCCTAACACCTCTAGAAAGTCTATAAATTGAATCAGATTTCCTCACTGACTACATTTACACCAAAAGTACAGATTACGAAGACATATATTCTTAATACTAATAATGTTATTTCTGAGTCCTTCAAATCGAGCCTTGTTTCTTTCCAGCCATAAGGTCCATAGTTTCTAGAGCTAAAGAACCTAAACTTTTTAATATTTGATTGAGACAGGTTTAAATAGAGCAACATTGAGAATTCATATAGCCAACCCTCAACTAGCTTGAGACTGAGGCGTAGTTATAGTTGTTGTTGCTTTATTGTATGACCAGCTCTGTACATTTGGCTGTATTTTTTAGCAAAAGTCATATAACCAAGAATCCAATCATTTGACACAAAGTATCATGAAAATTCTGCTGTGAACGAGACACTCAGATGAAAAGGCAAACAAATCAGTAAAGACAAACAGCTCACCTTCAGATAGCACTCGCAGGGAGGCACCAGATCTTTCCTGGATTGATTTGATTGTAGAACCTTGCTTCCCAATCAAGTGAATGGCTTGCGATGACGCCACCAGTAACCTTAAAGAACAAAATGCTGCACCAGCAGCTACTGCTCCTGGATCGCCATCGCTTAGTCCAGCAACACGCTTGAATACTCTTAGAGCGGCATCCATTGCAGGTGATACTTGTGTGACTGGATCTTCTCTTCCAGATATTAGGACCTAAAAATCATATGCAGGAAGTCAGCAAGGAGTGATACAGCTTACCTTGAATATATAAAGTTAAATCATGCTACATTAGATACCTTCTAGACAtgatttgtttttgttatttaaaaaaTAAGCCGTGTTATACCAAAATCGTATAATACAATACAGTGTTAATTGTTTCAACACACGTAGACATTATTCATAAAAAAACCTTTATCGTCCCAATTTACATGGATCTCTATCTATTTTGAGATGATAATGCTTTATATAACTCCACTAATAAAGATTTCACATGGATCTCTTTCTATTACATGGGTCTATTTTATACAGATTTcacaactttcaaatttcaaactaAATGAGCTATTCAGATtttagattttgatgtgataCTTTATTTGTAATTATTGCGACAATAATATAATAGATAAGTCAAATTAACATATGGATTACACTCAACAATGTCAACATGCTACTAAGTTGGAGATTCGGGAGAAAGAGACGAACAAGTGAAGTTTCCGAAGTGTCTCCTTCGGCAATCAAGTGGAGCATATGGGAAGATAGAAAAGGTAGAGGTTTGAGGGGGTAGAAAGTACCATTCCGGAGAGTACTGAAATTTTATAATATATATGAACCATGTTTGCATGcatacatacatatacatacacacatacatacatacatacatatatatacatacatatatatatatatataacaccatgtctgcatacaacaacaacaacgacgacgacgacccagtggaatcccacaagtggggtgtggggagggtagtgtgtatgcaagggaggctgtttccgatagaccgtCGGCTCACGACGATGGTAAAGGATAGTGGAGCAGTAACATCAAAGGAAGTTAGAAATATAACACCAACAACGTGATAACCAGAAAGCAGAAagaaaagcaataacaataagcagTAACAATGCACCATACTACAGACACAATGGAAGTAATAAGGACACAACAAGAGCCACTAGGTTCCTAAgacaaaacaatatcaaactaGCCTCTTACAACCTAACCTGCAACCCTAATGAAGTAATATGGACACAGCAGGAGCTACTAGCAGCCTAAGACACAACCTCCTACCTCCTACCCTACAaccttaatgctcgacctccacagctTCCTATCTAGGGTCATGTCCTTGGAAATCTGAAGTCGTATCATGTCCTGCCAGATCACAtcccccaatacttcttaggccaccCTCTACCTCTACTCTTACCCGTCAAGGCCAGCcgttcacacctccttaccgggacATCCATgcttctcctccgcacgtgcccgaaccatctaagcctaacttcccgcatcttgtcttcCATGGAAGCCATGCCCACCTTCACCcggatatcttcattcctaatcctatccatcctagtgtgcccgcacatccatctcaacatcctcatttctgccactttcatcttctggatatgagaattcttgactggccaacactctgcaccatacaacatggccggtctaaccaccgctctgtataacttacctttaagtttcggaGGCACCTTCCTGTCACACAAGACGCCAGATGCTAGCCTCCATTTTATCCACCCCATCCCTATACGACGCGAGACAgcctcatcaatctccccatccccttgGATAACCGACCCCAGATACTTGAAGCTCCctttcttggggatgacttgagaGGCATGCCTCACATCCATGTCTACTTCTCCCGATACGCCGCTGAACTTGCAATCCACGTATtgtcttagtcctgctcaacttgaaacctttagactcgagggtttgtctccaaacctccaacctttCATTAAAATCTCCTCGCGTCTCATcgatcagaactatgtcatcagtGAATAACATATACCATGACACCTCCcgttgaatatggtgtgtcagtgcGTCCATCGCCAGAGCAAATAAGAACAGGCTAAGCGCGGATCCTTGGCgtaaccccataacaaccggAAAATGCTTTGAGTCACCCCTCACAGTCCTAAcacgagtcttagctccatcatacatgtccttaatcaccctaataaGCTACCGGAACACCTTtcacctccaggcatctccacaGAACTTCCCTAGGTACCTTGTCATATGCTttttctaggtcaataaacaccatgtgcagatcatTTTTCCTGTACCTATACAGTTCAACCAACCTCCTAATAAGATGGATAGTTTCTGTAGTAGAACGAccaggcatatatatatatatatatgtgtgtgtgtgtgtgtacgcagaccttacccctatcccggaggagtagagaggctgtttccgaaagaccctcggctcaagaagaaaattatatatatatatatatatatatatatatatatataattggcaTGCCACTTGTCAGAACAAAATGGAGTCTTGCCCCTTTACATCAGTATAATTTCATTATTTTATCAAAAACTCCAAACAATAtgcaaaacaaacatacaaaaaaatttctaaaatattatacCTTTTACATCTCAAGTAGATTCATTATAAAACatgattatacaaaacctcaaggaACAATCAGTGAAGAAGTCATGATTATCACGACTGCTTAAATCCATATGATTCATCTCCAAATAACAACAATGTCTAACAAACATAAGTTCAAACCAATATTTCAGGAAGCTCCATTGACTATAAAATTTAGCTTTTTTGCTTTCCTGCTCTCACCTCTTAGGAATTAGCTATCAAGCTTGCAACAACTTGCATAACAACAATTACGCTTCAATCCCAAACAAGTTCGCGATCATTCTTTCCTTAAGCTCAACTCAATATCATCGTCATAACCACAATAAAATAAAAgtgaaagtgaaaaaaaaaaagttatatatatataggtatttatgctttcctgagctgagggtctattggaaacaacctctctatcctcacaaggtaggggtaaagcttgcatacacactaccctccccataccccacggtgtgggataatactgggtatgctgttgttgtatatatatatatatttacacacacacaaatacataaatacataatagtaataataataataataataataataataataataataataataataataataataataataataataatagaattcTCTAACAAGTCTAAGACCTATTCCCAACTAGTAGGTATCGCCAATATGGATCTTTTTCTTCCATTGTGTCCTATCTTGAGCTAAGTCTTTATTGATTCCAAGGATTTGTAGGTCTTTTGAAACTTCTTTCCATTATTCATATATTCAAAGACAAACCTCCTCTGCTCTACGTGACTATATATTCTTCTCATAATCTTAGTTTAATTGGTAAAGAGAAACCTCCTACCTAAACAATAAATAAGAACAGAGAACACAAAGCTTCCAAGAAACTACATAATGAAAGTTACTATAAAAATGGATCTGTTTTCTCTGTAGATTGATTAAGTAATCCGGTCAAAACAACGCATTTTCAGAAATGTACCCTTGATGTCCCAGTAACAGATGTCTGCATACCCAAAAAGAAAACCTAAAAGAGACTGTCATTGTTAGTGGCAGACCCAGGAATTTATGCAAGGGGATTCAAAAAAAGTAGAGTGTCACACTTAGGGTTTGAACTTGTGACCTAAAACAATATTTGAACCCCTTTACCACTACACTAGGATCGTCCATTATGTCACGGGGATTCAACAGCTTATATATAACTAAGAGAACTGATTTTTTCCCTATTTGTGCAGTATAATCATTTGACGAAGGGGATTAAATTGAACCCCCTTGGACATAGCTCCGTCGCTGGCCATTTGTACTAGTCCATTACTCTGCATGTGTCAGTGCAAATCCACCTGTTTTACTCCATTGACATATTCATTAGAGGGAATACTTTAGATTTTGGCTATACCATCAAAACCACAGTTTGGGGACAATTGTCTGCAAACAGTTCTACTTTTATGAACTTCTTATGTTGTCGTTTTCCCAGAAACTGTATCATCTTAACAACCACCCATCTCACACTTTAACTGGAAACTATTAATATATGCACTGAAAATTGGAACTTTTTACCAATTAGAAACATTTAAATTCAAATAAAACTCGCAGAGTAACAAAAAAACCTAAGAGAAATAGAAACTAAACGAGGTATGTATAATAATGATTGTAGTCATGACATACTATGCGATCGGCATTGCCGAGAGGGCCTTCGAGGACGCGAATACGAGCGCGAGTCTCTTCACACATCTTCTTCACAAGCTCACCTTTACGTCCAATTATACTACCGACTTTCAGAACTGGCACTACTAGCCGAAACACGTTGTC
The DNA window shown above is from Nicotiana tomentosiformis chromosome 8, ASM39032v3, whole genome shotgun sequence and carries:
- the LOC104096465 gene encoding RNA-binding KH domain-containing protein PEPPER-like, whose translation is MVSYEVTDSQTESFPLSNQEPPSAVAPPPPELVALKSEGNTESFHPSNQQPPQTELVAVKSEDTTVAGSGNNSSNNNNNGGDAVAAVVLKWPGWPGDNVFRLVVPVLKVGSIIGRKGELVKKMCEETRARIRVLEGPLGNADRIVLISGREDPVTQVSPAMDAALRVFKRVAGLSDGDPGAVAAGAAFCSLRLLVASSQAIHLIGKQGSTIKSIQERSGASLRVLSEDDVPPYATSDERIVEIHGEGLKVLDALEAVLGQLRKFLVDHSVIPIFEKTCNANISQDRPAESWADKSQSSNFPPSVPAPTSQALAVSDYSLSMNRDTYFLDRDPTLDSKLRPSTLSLYGQDPGLGGLRTSVAGRTGPIVTQMTKVMQVPLSYAEDIIGIGGANIAYIRRTSGAILTVQESRGLPEEITIEIKGTSSEVQTAEQLIQEFISNHKEPAPSIYGMGEPGFGSFSRFSDSYSSSSFQSQRLGGYGSSSIGGYNSFRY